The DNA segment AGATCACCTACCTCGACGGCACTGCTGGTAGCCGAACGGGGGAGCACCTGTGTCGGCTCCTCGAGTCGAGTCCGCCCAACTGAGGTGGGCGCGGTGAAAGGGGCGACGGATTCCGAGGAGGGTGCGGCACCGCCATGCGGATCATGATTGTGGGCCTGGGTTCAATCGGTCGCCGCCACCTGCGGAATCTGATCTCACTCGGTGAGGAGGACTTCCTGCTGGTGCGAACGGGGAGGAGCACCCTTCCGGACGAAGAACTTGTGAGCTACCCCTCCGTCAAGAGCGTCGAAGAGGGATTGGCATGGAAGCCGCAAGCGGTCATCGTCGCCAATCCAACCGCCTACCACATGGAGGTGGCGCTGCCGGCGGCGAAGGCCGGCTGCCACATGCTCATTGAGAAACCCATCTCAAGTTCGATGGACCGCATCCCCGCCTTGGTGCAGGCCGCTGCATCGAGTGGGTCGAGGATCCTGGTTGGGTTCCAGTACCGCTTCCATCCGTGTTTGCTGCGCCTGCATCAGCTGCTGTCTGCCCGGGAGCTTGGGGAGCCTGTGCACGCTCGAGCCCACTATGGAGAATACCTCCCTGGCTGGCATCCTTGGGAGGACTACCGCCGGAGTTATTCGTCTCGGTCGGATCTGGGTGGTGGCGCATTGCTTACCCTGTGTCATCCGTTTGATTACTTGGCTTGGCTCTTTGGGCCCCCGACCGACATCGCTGCCAGGACAGCGGCCTTGCCCCATGTGGAGCTGGAGGGTGTGGAGGGCATCGCTGACGTCATGCTCGGGTTCACTGGCGGCACGCAGGCCACTATTCATCTCGACTATGCCCAGCGACCGGCCATGCAGCATCTGGGGGTGATCGGGACGGAAGGCAGCGCCGAGTGCGACTTGCTGGCCGGGGAGCTTCGATGGTGGACGGCAGCTGAAGGCGAATGGCGCTCCTTTCGAGTGTCTGAGGATTTCTCACGCAATGACCTCTTCCTGGCCGAGATGAAGCATTTCCTGGAGATCGTCCAGCTGGGGGTGGCTCCGGTCTGCGGCCTGGCCGAAGGGGTGTTGAGCCTGAAGGCCGCTCTGGCGGCGCTCGAGTCGAGCCGGTCGAGGGACACAATCCATCTCGAGCGGATCGGTTCATGATGCCGAGCCAGAAGGGCCAGCCGATTGCGGCGGGCGGAACTGGCGTTGCGGACCGCCCGAAGGCCAGTCTGCTCGGCTCGGCGGTCAAGCTCTCCATGGATGAAGCGCCCAAGGATGCTGATCCGCCTGGATCAGGGAGGGAGTGCCGTGAAGGATCGTGCGGTCGGAGATAGTGCCCAACGACCCATGGCCTTGCAAAGACCTGCCGAAGCCGGCGCTGGGCTTG comes from the Anaerolineales bacterium genome and includes:
- a CDS encoding Gfo/Idh/MocA family oxidoreductase, with the translated sequence MRIMIVGLGSIGRRHLRNLISLGEEDFLLVRTGRSTLPDEELVSYPSVKSVEEGLAWKPQAVIVANPTAYHMEVALPAAKAGCHMLIEKPISSSMDRIPALVQAAASSGSRILVGFQYRFHPCLLRLHQLLSARELGEPVHARAHYGEYLPGWHPWEDYRRSYSSRSDLGGGALLTLCHPFDYLAWLFGPPTDIAARTAALPHVELEGVEGIADVMLGFTGGTQATIHLDYAQRPAMQHLGVIGTEGSAECDLLAGELRWWTAAEGEWRSFRVSEDFSRNDLFLAEMKHFLEIVQLGVAPVCGLAEGVLSLKAALAALESSRSRDTIHLERIGS